From the genome of Hymenobacter sp. PAMC 26628, one region includes:
- a CDS encoding VanZ family protein: protein MRLVLRYAKPLAQPLTWLALALYVGAAVYIVFFARRRQDLVWSPRLVNLVPLVNTFRSYQDMAYIGGWNYWSNVFGNVALFIPLPPLLAGATGLQSRRWLLGIGVVASVCIECTQYVLEIGVPDIDDVLLNSLGVLVGIALWVLLFRRIYRLLAY, encoded by the coding sequence ATGCGCCTTGTACTCCGCTACGCCAAGCCCCTAGCCCAACCGCTTACCTGGCTGGCGCTGGCGCTATACGTTGGCGCGGCCGTGTACATCGTATTTTTTGCCCGTCGTCGCCAGGACCTCGTTTGGTCCCCTCGCTTGGTAAATTTGGTGCCGCTAGTGAACACCTTTCGCAGCTACCAAGACATGGCGTACATCGGCGGGTGGAACTATTGGAGTAACGTTTTCGGCAATGTGGCCTTGTTTATACCGCTGCCTCCGCTTTTGGCCGGCGCAACCGGGCTCCAAAGCCGGCGCTGGCTGCTGGGCATTGGGGTGGTGGCAAGCGTGTGCATCGAATGCACCCAGTATGTGCTGGAAATTGGCGTGCCCGATATCGACGATGTGTTGCTGAACAGCTTAGGGGTATTGGTGGGCATAGCACTATGGGTATTGTTGTTTCGCAGGATTTACCGCTTGTTAGCATACTGA
- a CDS encoding DUF5686 and carboxypeptidase-like regulatory domain-containing protein: MKFLASLLLGCLLALPAAAQRMVLRGQVVEAATGEPVPFASVFVPRTSTGATADVDGKFKLVLGSPADSVAASSLGFLTARRKLTADADQTILLRLKKGGGVALTEVVVRPGENPAFRILREVQKHKPQNERGALSAAEYDAYNRIEVSLTDLPPALAKRKVVRDIRALAVRQGAAAASDPDAPLPLFASEVGSRVYQRYGPLRRREDIQHKQMRGAGPREGSILSQMLGSNFQNFDFYPNWQNILGKDFISPIAEGGRVTYNYELVDSVLVGQDQCYKLTVAPKRSHDLAFQGTIWITKTGYALRRVDLAANPNANINFVSDLRVFQELTPPADGPGLAARTKLVVGLRPYDKQAAMRVRFTTVASNVVRNQPHEGSFYDTPIVSTIMEPAENGRGNLGLISGQAKAGDGYFDQHRPDTLNLSERQTFAVLDSARELPSVRSTLDLIDLVVNGYKHVGNFELGPIINSYSHNDYEGNRFRLGFRTTPAISRNTVTQAYVAYGTRDGRVKYGLKSAYIAERRHWTVFSGEFRHDVEQAALLDNDFLPDNNLFVAASRWGKFSEGKPILRDLISGSVQRDLFHGFTETVTVREQNIRLLNDFVYRRENRIVPDITLSEIVFESRYAPDENLVQSENRRRAIGLKRWPVFTFRYTLGARDLFTEASGSSYQKFNLLVNHSVSVGHLGRLNYRAEGSYTPDRLPALFLKIPLGNQTPFYNANAFNLMNYFEFVTDRSLSLRIDHHFEGIVLNAIPGIRALNWRLVATANALYGGLSDLNQRQPLDAYGRPQAPLATLDKVPYVEVGYGIENIFKFIRVDFIHRLTYRDAMGTGSGEPVPRNFGIRVGAQFRL; this comes from the coding sequence ATGAAGTTTTTAGCTTCGCTGCTCCTGGGGTGCCTGCTGGCGCTACCGGCCGCGGCCCAGCGAATGGTATTGCGCGGGCAGGTGGTGGAAGCCGCCACGGGCGAGCCGGTGCCCTTTGCGTCGGTGTTTGTGCCGCGCACGAGCACTGGGGCCACGGCCGACGTGGACGGCAAGTTCAAGCTGGTGCTCGGCAGCCCCGCCGATTCGGTAGCCGCTTCGTCGCTGGGCTTCCTGACGGCCCGGCGCAAGCTCACCGCCGACGCCGACCAAACCATCCTGCTGCGCCTGAAAAAGGGCGGCGGCGTGGCCCTTACCGAAGTGGTGGTGCGGCCCGGCGAAAACCCGGCTTTCCGCATTTTGCGCGAGGTGCAGAAACACAAGCCCCAGAACGAGCGCGGGGCCCTGAGCGCCGCCGAATACGACGCCTACAACCGCATCGAGGTGAGCCTGACAGACTTGCCGCCTGCCCTGGCCAAGCGCAAAGTGGTGCGCGACATTCGGGCGCTGGCCGTGCGCCAGGGCGCCGCCGCCGCCTCCGACCCCGACGCGCCCCTGCCGCTGTTTGCCTCCGAAGTGGGCTCGCGCGTGTACCAGCGCTACGGGCCCCTGCGCCGCCGCGAGGACATCCAGCACAAGCAAATGCGCGGCGCGGGGCCCCGCGAAGGCTCCATCCTGTCGCAAATGCTGGGCTCGAACTTTCAGAACTTCGACTTTTACCCCAACTGGCAAAACATTCTGGGCAAAGACTTTATCTCGCCCATTGCCGAGGGTGGCCGCGTCACCTATAACTACGAGCTAGTGGACTCGGTGCTGGTGGGCCAGGACCAGTGCTACAAGCTGACGGTGGCCCCCAAGCGCAGCCACGACTTGGCCTTCCAGGGCACCATCTGGATTACCAAAACCGGTTACGCCCTGCGGCGCGTGGACCTGGCGGCCAACCCCAACGCCAACATCAACTTCGTGAGCGACCTGCGCGTTTTCCAAGAGTTGACGCCGCCCGCCGACGGGCCCGGGCTGGCCGCCCGCACCAAGCTGGTGGTGGGCCTGCGGCCCTACGACAAGCAGGCCGCCATGCGCGTGCGCTTCACCACGGTGGCCAGCAACGTGGTGCGCAACCAGCCGCACGAGGGCAGCTTTTACGATACGCCCATCGTGTCCACCATCATGGAGCCGGCCGAAAACGGGCGCGGCAACCTGGGCCTCATCAGCGGGCAGGCCAAGGCCGGCGACGGTTACTTCGACCAGCACCGGCCCGACACGCTGAACCTGAGCGAGCGGCAGACGTTCGCCGTGCTCGACTCGGCCCGCGAGCTACCGTCGGTGCGCAGCACGCTGGACCTCATTGACTTGGTGGTGAACGGCTACAAGCACGTGGGCAACTTCGAGCTGGGGCCCATCATCAACTCCTACTCGCACAACGACTACGAGGGCAACCGTTTCCGGCTAGGCTTCCGCACCACGCCCGCCATCAGCCGCAACACCGTGACGCAGGCCTACGTGGCCTACGGCACCCGCGACGGCCGGGTGAAGTACGGCCTGAAGAGCGCCTACATCGCCGAGCGCCGCCATTGGACGGTGTTTAGCGGCGAGTTTCGGCACGACGTAGAGCAGGCCGCCTTGCTCGACAACGATTTCCTGCCCGACAACAACCTGTTTGTGGCGGCCTCGCGTTGGGGCAAGTTCAGCGAAGGAAAGCCCATTCTGCGCGACCTGATTTCAGGGTCGGTGCAGCGCGATTTGTTCCACGGCTTCACCGAAACAGTGACGGTGCGCGAGCAGAACATTAGGCTGCTCAACGACTTTGTGTACCGGCGCGAAAACCGCATCGTGCCCGACATCACGCTCTCGGAAATCGTGTTTGAGTCGCGCTACGCGCCCGACGAAAACCTGGTGCAGTCGGAAAACCGCCGCCGCGCCATTGGCCTGAAGCGGTGGCCGGTGTTCACGTTCCGCTACACGCTGGGGGCCCGCGACCTGTTCACTGAGGCCAGCGGCAGCTCGTACCAGAAGTTCAACCTGCTCGTGAACCACAGCGTGTCGGTGGGGCACTTGGGCCGCCTCAACTACCGCGCCGAGGGCAGCTACACCCCCGACCGCCTGCCGGCGCTGTTCCTCAAAATTCCGCTTGGCAACCAAACGCCGTTTTACAACGCCAACGCGTTCAACCTGATGAACTACTTTGAGTTCGTCACTGACCGTTCGCTTTCGCTGCGGATCGACCACCACTTCGAAGGCATCGTCCTGAACGCCATCCCCGGTATCCGGGCCCTGAACTGGCGCCTGGTGGCCACCGCCAACGCCCTCTACGGCGGCCTTAGTGACCTGAACCAACGCCAGCCGCTTGATGCCTACGGCCGCCCCCAGGCCCCGCTGGCTACCCTCGACAAGGTGCCCTACGTGGAGGTGGGCTATGGCATCGAGAACATTTTCAAGTTCATACGGGTCGATTTTATCCACCGCCTCACCTACCGCGACGCCATGGGCACAGGTTCTGGCGAGCCCGTACCCCGCAACTTCGGCATCCGCGTGGGGGCCCAGTTCCGCCTCTAA
- a CDS encoding WcaI family glycosyltransferase, with protein sequence MTKKRVLLIGYNYAPEPTGIGKYSGEMMAWLAKNGYDCTVVTAYPYYPYWAVQAPYRKRRFWYQKETEQLGPDAAITVYRCPMYVPAQPTGLKRMLLDFSFSLSAFFQVLRLLVGPRFDYVVAVAPSFQFGLLGVLYKKLRGGRLAYHIQDLQIEAARDLGMIKSKKAIGLLFGLERFIFSRSDLVTSVGEGMVAKIQEKTTRPVAMFPNWTDTAKFYPVDDRGRLKTEFGFAPTDCIALYSGAIGEKQGLEAILHAAVAFRDQPDVKFVICGSGPYKEKLTALASELAVPNVVFLPLQPFEKFNDFLNIADVHLVIQKANAGDLVMPSKLTTVLAVGGVALITSNPGSGMYALVQQHEMGILVEAENQAALNAGLADAFAHDHTATARNARRYAEAHLSIDGVMADFAGQLGRCQTLV encoded by the coding sequence ATGACGAAGAAACGCGTGCTGTTGATTGGCTATAACTACGCCCCCGAGCCCACGGGTATCGGCAAGTACAGCGGCGAGATGATGGCTTGGCTGGCCAAAAACGGCTACGACTGCACCGTTGTGACTGCCTACCCTTATTACCCGTACTGGGCGGTGCAAGCCCCCTACCGTAAGCGCCGCTTCTGGTACCAGAAGGAAACCGAGCAATTGGGCCCCGATGCCGCCATCACGGTGTACCGCTGCCCGATGTACGTGCCCGCTCAGCCCACCGGCCTCAAGCGGATGCTGCTTGATTTTTCGTTTTCGCTCTCCGCCTTTTTTCAGGTGCTGCGGCTGCTGGTAGGGCCCCGGTTCGACTACGTGGTGGCTGTGGCGCCGTCGTTTCAGTTCGGGCTGCTGGGCGTGCTGTACAAGAAGCTGCGCGGCGGCCGGCTGGCGTACCACATCCAGGACCTACAGATTGAGGCCGCTCGCGACCTGGGCATGATCAAGTCAAAAAAGGCCATCGGCCTGCTGTTCGGCCTGGAGCGGTTCATCTTCAGCCGTAGTGACTTGGTGACCAGCGTGGGTGAGGGCATGGTGGCCAAAATCCAGGAAAAGACGACGCGGCCCGTGGCTATGTTCCCAAACTGGACCGACACGGCCAAGTTTTACCCCGTGGATGACCGCGGCCGGTTGAAGACCGAATTTGGCTTCGCGCCCACCGATTGCATCGCTCTCTACTCGGGCGCCATCGGCGAGAAGCAGGGCCTGGAGGCCATTTTGCACGCCGCCGTGGCCTTCCGCGACCAGCCCGACGTGAAATTCGTCATCTGCGGCTCGGGGCCCTACAAGGAAAAGCTGACGGCCCTGGCTAGCGAGTTGGCCGTGCCCAACGTGGTGTTCCTGCCCTTGCAGCCGTTCGAGAAGTTCAACGACTTCCTCAACATCGCCGACGTACACTTGGTCATCCAAAAAGCCAACGCTGGCGATTTGGTGATGCCCTCCAAGCTCACCACTGTGCTGGCCGTGGGCGGCGTGGCACTCATCACGTCCAACCCCGGCTCGGGCATGTACGCGCTGGTGCAGCAGCACGAAATGGGCATTTTGGTGGAAGCCGAAAACCAGGCCGCCCTGAACGCCGGACTGGCCGACGCCTTTGCCCACGACCACACTGCCACCGCCCGCAATGCCCGCCGCTACGCCGAGGCGCACCTTTCCATCGACGGCGTAATGGCGGATTTTGCGGGCCAGCTAGGCCGGTGCCAAACGCTCGTTTAG
- a CDS encoding glycosyltransferase → MQLGARNLAGSCTASLYDSMTILHITADMDPRSGGVCQAVRTMIAGLAGRGVSSEVVSLDDPTLSYVAAAQFPLHALGPGRGPWTYSPRLGPWLADNLRRFDAVVVHGLWLYTSYAARRAWRSQGAAAPPLFVMPHGMLDPYFQRAPGRRIKAVRNWLYWKVVEGAVINEATGVLFTCEEERRLAREPFRPYQPKRELVVGLGVEEPPAFSPVMRAASAAALPTVHQPYLLFISRIHEKKGVDMLVSAYADGAAGPTGPPLVVAGPGLETPYGHVVRAIATGATAGAVTFPGMLAGDAKWGAFYGAAAFVLPSHQENFGIAVVEALACGKPVLISNQINIWREIEAAGAGLVADDTPAGTHELLARWAQLPAAEQQAMGQRARASFERYFAVGPATDRLLAALVP, encoded by the coding sequence ATGCAGTTGGGGGCTCGTAATTTGGCTGGCTCATGCACTGCTTCACTTTATGATTCTATGACGATTCTGCACATCACTGCCGACATGGACCCGCGGTCAGGCGGCGTGTGCCAGGCCGTGCGTACCATGATTGCGGGCTTGGCTGGGCGCGGCGTAAGCAGCGAAGTGGTTAGCCTTGACGATCCCACGCTGTCTTATGTTGCCGCCGCACAATTCCCGTTGCATGCGCTGGGGCCGGGCCGCGGGCCTTGGACTTATAGCCCACGCTTGGGGCCCTGGCTTGCAGACAATCTCCGCCGGTTCGATGCCGTCGTAGTACACGGTTTGTGGCTGTACACTAGCTACGCCGCTCGCCGGGCCTGGCGCAGCCAAGGCGCGGCGGCACCACCGTTGTTTGTGATGCCCCACGGGATGCTGGATCCATACTTTCAACGGGCCCCGGGCCGGCGGATTAAAGCCGTGCGCAATTGGCTCTATTGGAAAGTGGTGGAAGGAGCGGTAATTAACGAAGCCACTGGGGTGCTTTTCACGTGTGAAGAAGAGCGCCGGTTGGCCCGTGAACCGTTCCGTCCTTACCAGCCCAAGCGCGAATTGGTAGTAGGCCTAGGCGTGGAAGAACCCCCAGCCTTCTCGCCGGTCATGCGCGCCGCATCAGCGGCTGCCTTGCCGACCGTACACCAACCTTACCTGCTGTTTATCAGCCGTATCCACGAGAAAAAAGGGGTGGATATGCTCGTTAGTGCCTATGCTGACGGGGCGGCGGGGCCCACTGGCCCGCCCCTCGTGGTAGCGGGCCCGGGCCTAGAAACTCCTTACGGCCACGTTGTGCGCGCCATTGCCACTGGGGCTACGGCGGGCGCCGTGACATTTCCGGGCATGCTGGCCGGCGACGCCAAGTGGGGCGCGTTCTATGGAGCAGCGGCCTTTGTACTGCCCAGCCACCAAGAAAACTTCGGCATCGCCGTGGTTGAGGCCCTGGCGTGCGGCAAGCCAGTACTCATCTCTAACCAAATCAACATCTGGCGCGAAATCGAGGCGGCGGGTGCGGGCCTAGTAGCTGACGACACGCCCGCGGGCACCCACGAGCTACTGGCACGCTGGGCCCAACTGCCAGCCGCCGAGCAACAGGCCATGGGCCAGCGCGCACGCGCCAGCTTCGAGCGTTATTTTGCCGTTGGCCCCGCTACCGACCGCCTGCTAGCCGCGCTAGTCCCGTAA
- the thiH gene encoding 2-iminoacetate synthase ThiH, whose product MSFRPVFEAHSWDEVKASIYAKTGADVERALAASRRTLDDFKALISPAAAPYLEQMAQLSQWRTRQRFGHTMQLYVPLYLSNECQNICTYCGFSLDNKIARRTLSSVEMLAEAAVLKGWGYEHVLLVTGEANQTVGVDYLEKALRTLRPHLAHLSMEVQQLDQADYERLIPEGLNTVLVYQETYHQDDYKKHHPKGKKSNFHYRLDTPDRLERAGIHKMGLGVLIGLEDWRTDCFYTALHLDYLERTYWQTKYSLSFPRLRPAEGMLQPKVEMSDRELVQLICAYWLLSDEVELSLSTRENPTFRDHVVQLGITSLSAGSKTNPGGYAVAPESLEQFEISDERSPAAIAAMLRRQGLEPVWKDWGATLTALAR is encoded by the coding sequence ATGAGTTTCCGCCCCGTTTTTGAAGCCCATTCGTGGGACGAAGTGAAGGCCAGCATCTACGCCAAAACCGGGGCCGACGTGGAGCGGGCCCTGGCCGCGTCGCGCCGCACGCTGGACGATTTCAAGGCCCTAATCTCACCCGCGGCGGCGCCTTATTTGGAGCAGATGGCGCAGCTCAGCCAGTGGCGCACGCGCCAGCGGTTCGGCCACACCATGCAGCTCTACGTGCCGCTGTACCTGAGCAACGAATGCCAGAACATCTGCACGTATTGCGGCTTTAGCTTGGACAATAAAATAGCCCGGCGCACCCTCAGCAGCGTAGAAATGCTGGCCGAAGCCGCCGTACTAAAGGGCTGGGGCTACGAGCACGTGCTGCTGGTGACCGGCGAGGCTAACCAAACGGTGGGCGTCGATTACCTCGAAAAGGCCCTGCGCACGCTGCGCCCGCACTTAGCCCATTTGTCGATGGAAGTGCAGCAGCTGGATCAGGCAGACTACGAACGCCTCATCCCCGAAGGGTTGAACACAGTGCTGGTGTACCAGGAAACCTACCACCAGGACGACTACAAAAAGCATCACCCGAAGGGTAAAAAATCGAACTTTCATTACCGCCTCGACACGCCCGACCGGCTAGAGCGGGCCGGCATCCACAAGATGGGTTTGGGCGTATTAATTGGGCTGGAAGACTGGCGCACCGACTGCTTCTACACCGCGCTGCACCTTGATTACCTGGAACGTACGTACTGGCAAACCAAATACAGCCTGTCGTTTCCGCGGCTGCGGCCGGCCGAAGGAATGCTGCAACCCAAGGTGGAGATGAGCGACCGGGAGCTGGTGCAGCTCATCTGCGCCTACTGGCTGCTGAGCGACGAAGTGGAGCTGTCGCTTTCGACGCGCGAAAACCCAACCTTCCGCGACCATGTTGTGCAGTTGGGCATCACCAGCCTCAGCGCCGGCTCCAAAACCAACCCCGGCGGCTACGCCGTGGCCCCGGAGTCGCTGGAGCAGTTCGAAATTTCCGACGAGCGCAGCCCGGCCGCCATTGCGGCCATGCTGCGCCGCCAGGGCCTCGAACCCGTCTGGAAAGACTGGGGTGCCACCCTCACCGCCCTCGCCCGATGA
- a CDS encoding helix-turn-helix domain-containing protein, which translates to MALHLSPSERQALRELQGRCGERTDYIPVTVVLLLDKGRSVASIADDLGVSVATVYRYVGA; encoded by the coding sequence ATGGCATTGCACTTAAGCCCCTCTGAGCGCCAAGCCCTACGCGAGTTGCAAGGGCGGTGTGGCGAGCGAACGGACTATATACCGGTAACGGTCGTGCTGCTGCTGGACAAGGGCCGTTCTGTAGCCAGCATTGCCGATGATTTGGGCGTGTCCGTGGCCACGGTCTACCGTTACGTCGGGGCCTAA
- a CDS encoding WcaF family extracellular polysaccharide biosynthesis acetyltransferase has translation MPTDLSKFDPGDYRAGPRLKVLLWYFVNYYVFASAFPWPYGLKTWLLRRFGARVGVGLVIKPKVRIKNPWRLTIGDHCWLGESVWIDNLADVAIGSHVSVSQGALLLTGNHDYTAPSFPYRLGAIQIEDGVWVGARSVVCPGVVCGAHAILTVGSVATKSLDAWRIYAGNPAVFVRERRMQPA, from the coding sequence ATGCCAACCGACCTTTCCAAATTTGACCCTGGTGACTACCGCGCGGGGCCCCGGCTGAAAGTGCTGCTTTGGTACTTCGTGAACTACTACGTGTTCGCCAGCGCTTTTCCGTGGCCCTACGGCCTCAAAACCTGGCTGTTGCGGCGGTTTGGGGCCCGGGTGGGCGTAGGGCTGGTCATCAAGCCCAAGGTGCGCATTAAAAACCCTTGGCGGCTGACCATCGGCGACCACTGCTGGCTGGGCGAGTCGGTGTGGATCGATAACCTGGCCGACGTAGCTATCGGTAGCCACGTGAGCGTGTCGCAGGGCGCTCTGCTACTCACCGGCAACCATGACTACACGGCGCCCAGCTTTCCGTATCGCCTGGGGGCCATTCAGATTGAAGACGGCGTATGGGTGGGGGCCCGGTCGGTGGTGTGCCCGGGCGTGGTATGCGGCGCGCACGCCATCCTCACGGTGGGCTCGGTGGCGACCAAGTCCCTGGATGCCTGGAGGATCTACGCCGGCAACCCCGCCGTTTTTGTGCGCGAGCGGCGAATGCAGCCAGCCTGA
- a CDS encoding thiamine phosphate synthase: protein MQLLVITPPTTAAVEPRVAGALLAAGLTALHVRKPGAPFQKLVAYIEAIPKEFHSRLVLHNYHELVPRYGLRGAHLPAGRAAGPPLWPPGSGFTLSTSFHSLAEVAQHRRRYDYVFLSPVFDSRSKPGYGAAFNLGALPGALARWATRPGYQPRVLALGGIAAANLGAVREMGFAGAAVLGAVWQSPDPVATFQTLQLSAKQSASK, encoded by the coding sequence GTGCAACTGCTTGTCATCACGCCGCCCACTACCGCGGCTGTAGAGCCCCGCGTAGCGGGGGCCCTGCTAGCGGCGGGCTTAACCGCGCTGCACGTGCGCAAGCCGGGGGCCCCGTTCCAGAAGCTAGTGGCCTATATTGAGGCTATTCCTAAAGAGTTTCATTCCCGGCTCGTGTTGCACAACTACCACGAGCTGGTGCCGCGCTACGGCCTGCGCGGGGCCCACCTCCCGGCCGGGCGGGCGGCCGGGCCCCCGCTCTGGCCCCCGGGCAGCGGTTTCACGTTGTCCACGTCGTTTCACAGCCTAGCCGAGGTGGCCCAACACCGACGCCGCTACGATTACGTATTCTTGAGCCCCGTTTTTGACAGCCGCAGCAAACCCGGCTACGGGGCGGCGTTTAATTTGGGCGCCTTGCCGGGGGCCCTGGCCCGCTGGGCGACCCGCCCCGGCTACCAGCCGCGAGTGCTGGCCCTGGGCGGCATCGCAGCGGCTAACCTCGGCGCCGTGCGGGAAATGGGCTTTGCGGGCGCGGCCGTGCTGGGCGCGGTGTGGCAAAGCCCGGATCCAGTGGCCACCTTCCAGACCTTGCAATTGAGTGCTAAGCAGTCGGCTTCAAAGTAA
- the moeB gene encoding molybdopterin-synthase adenylyltransferase MoeB codes for MTSAVSPKTLSAAETHRYSRHLLLPEIGVPGQLKLKAAKVLVVGCGGLGCPVLQYLAAAGVGTLGLLDFDTVDESNLQRQVLYATADVGRPKALAAAARLGAQNPFINLVPHQFALTTANALSLLAGYDLVVDCSDNFATRYLVNDACVVLGKPLVYGAIFKFDGQVSVFNYQNGPTYRCLYPEPPAPGEAPSCAEIGVLGVLPGLVGTLQATEVLKLLTGIGEVLSGRLLVIDALGMRFQTLRFRAVPAEQQRTTLEADYAAFCGEALPTAPPAPEISAAELRAWQDSGRPLQLLDVREPHEHAQRHIGGRLVPLGQLAGALAELPADVPTVVHCASGVRSQRAARLLLEQGFREVYSLRNGLADC; via the coding sequence ATGACTTCCGCCGTGTCCCCCAAAACCCTGTCTGCTGCCGAAACCCACCGCTACAGCCGCCACCTGCTGCTGCCCGAAATTGGGGTCCCGGGCCAACTCAAGCTAAAGGCTGCCAAGGTGTTGGTGGTGGGCTGCGGAGGGCTGGGCTGCCCGGTGCTGCAATACCTGGCCGCCGCCGGCGTGGGCACCCTGGGCTTGCTCGACTTCGACACCGTGGACGAGAGCAACCTCCAGCGCCAGGTGCTGTACGCCACCGCCGACGTAGGCCGGCCCAAGGCCCTGGCCGCCGCCGCCCGCCTGGGGGCCCAAAACCCGTTCATCAACTTGGTGCCGCACCAGTTTGCCCTCACGACTGCCAACGCCTTAAGCTTGCTGGCCGGCTACGACCTAGTGGTGGATTGCTCGGATAATTTCGCCACCCGCTACCTCGTCAACGATGCTTGCGTGGTGCTGGGCAAGCCGCTGGTGTACGGGGCCATCTTCAAATTCGACGGCCAGGTGTCGGTGTTCAATTATCAAAACGGGCCCACCTACCGCTGCCTCTACCCCGAGCCCCCGGCCCCCGGCGAGGCCCCCAGCTGCGCCGAAATTGGGGTGTTGGGCGTGCTGCCCGGCCTGGTGGGTACCTTGCAGGCCACCGAGGTGCTGAAGCTGCTGACCGGCATCGGCGAAGTGCTCAGCGGCCGGCTGCTGGTGATTGACGCCCTCGGGATGCGCTTCCAGACGCTGCGTTTCCGCGCCGTGCCGGCCGAGCAGCAGCGCACGACGCTGGAAGCCGATTACGCCGCCTTTTGCGGAGAGGCTCTGCCCACCGCGCCGCCCGCGCCCGAAATCAGCGCCGCCGAGCTGCGCGCCTGGCAGGACAGCGGCCGGCCCCTGCAATTGCTCGACGTGCGCGAGCCCCACGAACACGCCCAGCGCCACATTGGCGGCCGGTTGGTGCCGTTGGGTCAGCTGGCAGGGGCCCTAGCCGAGCTGCCCGCCGACGTGCCCACCGTGGTGCATTGCGCTAGCGGCGTGCGCAGCCAGCGGGCCGCCCGACTGTTGCTAGAGCAAGGGTTCCGCGAGGTATATTCGCTGCGCAACGGCTTGGCCGATTGCTGA